A section of the Pseudanabaena mucicola str. Chao 1806 genome encodes:
- a CDS encoding formylglycine-generating enzyme family protein, producing MNLDVILRNRYHIQQSLGSQQIGAIALSLYLAENLELPVTPKPLCVIYCWQITEPSEHGFQHEAIATKLYEIGQKYTLAPKVQAFFNDDDYYCVVREYLEGYAYLEEFNQEFGEKFKQVGNDPNLVNLDHKAQDSDISTIKVPPIAKSLMQSLAKIPIKINRRQLLINLGSSIAGFSFAVFLDRLKPQPKPIVIVETPPVPEPPSDPLKRGDNAFRDDFGNGIYLEMVRVPSGKFMLGAPPNEVGKRDQKSPLVEVRVAAFYIAKFAVTQEQWVMMMGNNPAHFRESLQAPMENISWIEAQDFCRRLTARSPYAYAYRLPSEAEWEYACRAGTNSAYHFGDSPAQLADYAWFVDNSNKRSQPIGQKVPNPWGLYEMHGGVWEWCEDAWHDNFQGAPADGSAWIEGNSGRRVRKGGSWSNEAKLCRSASRDWHWQGDRYNDIGFRVVISAI from the coding sequence ATGAATTTAGATGTTATTCTCCGCAATCGTTATCATATTCAGCAATCCCTCGGCAGTCAGCAAATAGGGGCGATCGCTTTATCGCTTTATCTTGCGGAAAATTTGGAACTCCCTGTTACACCTAAGCCACTATGTGTGATTTATTGCTGGCAAATTACAGAACCAAGTGAGCATGGATTTCAGCATGAAGCGATCGCCACCAAGCTTTATGAAATTGGACAGAAATATACCCTAGCACCGAAAGTACAGGCTTTTTTTAATGACGATGATTATTACTGCGTAGTGCGTGAATATTTAGAAGGTTACGCATATTTAGAGGAATTTAATCAAGAATTTGGTGAGAAGTTCAAACAAGTTGGAAATGATCCAAATTTAGTAAATCTTGACCACAAAGCACAGGATTCCGATATTTCCACAATCAAGGTTCCCCCGATCGCTAAATCATTAATGCAGTCCTTAGCCAAAATTCCGATTAAAATCAATCGTCGTCAACTACTGATCAATCTTGGCTCATCGATCGCAGGATTTAGTTTCGCAGTCTTTTTAGACAGACTGAAACCGCAACCAAAACCAATTGTGATTGTGGAAACGCCCCCAGTTCCTGAACCTCCAAGTGATCCCCTTAAGAGGGGTGATAATGCCTTTCGCGATGATTTTGGTAACGGAATTTATTTGGAAATGGTAAGAGTCCCATCGGGTAAATTTATGCTCGGTGCGCCACCCAATGAAGTTGGCAAACGGGATCAAAAATCACCATTGGTAGAAGTGCGCGTGGCTGCATTTTATATCGCCAAATTTGCAGTTACTCAAGAGCAATGGGTAATGATGATGGGCAACAATCCTGCCCATTTTCGCGAAAGTTTGCAAGCGCCTATGGAAAATATCTCTTGGATCGAAGCACAGGATTTTTGTCGGAGGTTAACTGCGCGATCGCCATATGCCTATGCTTATCGTCTACCCAGTGAAGCAGAATGGGAATATGCTTGTCGCGCTGGCACGAATTCGGCTTACCATTTCGGTGATAGCCCTGCTCAACTCGCAGATTACGCATGGTTTGTCGATAATTCCAACAAGCGATCGCAACCGATTGGGCAGAAAGTTCCGAATCCTTGGGGACTCTACGAAATGCACGGCGGCGTATGGGAATGGTGCGAGGATGCTTGGCACGATAATTTTCAGGGCGCACCAGCGGATGGTTCCGCTTGGATTGAGGGAAATTCAGGGCGGCGCGTGCGAAAGGGCGGCTCATGGAGTAACGAGGCAAAGTTATGTCGCTCAGCAAGTCGTGATTGGCATTGGCAAGGCGATCGCTACAATGACATCGGCTTCCGTGTAGTCATTTCGGCAATATAA
- a CDS encoding amino acid ABC transporter permease, with amino-acid sequence MSANNGKLITSFKSQFWNWRTIAQLIFLAIVITCSILAWNTLARNMRSSGLAISFDFLNDPASFDIADTPFPYRASDSYTRALQVGLLNSLKAIAVSIISATVIGITVGISRLSQNWLLKQLARVYVEILRNTPLLLQLFFWYSAIFLSLPSASDRISLGFATLAKDGLTIAALKMTISSEFCALVLGLTMFSSAFIAEIVRGGILSVPKGQSEAAKALGLSNFQTIRKIILPQALRVIIPSLTSQYVNIAKNSSLAIAIGYTDIYRIASTTINQTGRPVNVILIIMGTYLTISLAISAVMNLINRQFQIVER; translated from the coding sequence ATGTCTGCGAATAATGGGAAGCTTATCACCAGTTTTAAAAGTCAGTTCTGGAATTGGCGCACCATCGCCCAATTGATATTTCTAGCAATTGTGATCACCTGTAGCATTTTGGCTTGGAATACCCTTGCTAGAAATATGCGAAGCTCAGGACTTGCTATTAGTTTTGATTTTTTAAATGATCCTGCCTCCTTTGACATTGCTGACACACCTTTCCCCTACCGCGCTTCAGACAGTTATACTCGCGCTCTACAAGTGGGTTTGCTCAACTCCCTGAAAGCGATCGCTGTAAGTATCATTTCCGCCACAGTTATAGGCATTACCGTCGGCATTTCGCGACTCTCGCAAAACTGGTTACTCAAGCAGTTGGCGCGTGTATATGTGGAGATTCTCCGCAATACCCCACTACTACTGCAACTCTTTTTCTGGTATTCTGCCATCTTTTTGTCATTGCCATCAGCTAGCGATCGCATCTCCCTTGGTTTTGCCACGCTTGCTAAGGATGGGTTAACGATTGCAGCACTGAAAATGACCATTAGTTCTGAGTTTTGCGCCCTTGTATTAGGACTAACGATGTTTTCTAGTGCCTTTATTGCGGAGATTGTGCGTGGAGGGATTCTCTCAGTTCCTAAGGGGCAGTCAGAAGCAGCTAAGGCTTTAGGATTAAGCAACTTCCAAACAATTCGCAAAATTATTTTGCCACAGGCTTTGCGGGTGATTATTCCTTCGCTTACCAGTCAATATGTAAATATTGCCAAAAACTCTAGTCTGGCGATCGCGATCGGTTATACGGATATCTATCGCATTGCCTCCACAACGATTAATCAAACGGGTAGACCTGTAAATGTTATTTTGATTATTATGGGAACCTATCTGACGATTAGCCTCGCCATTTCTGCTGTTATGAACTTAATAAATCGTCAGTTCCAAATTGTCGAAAGATAG
- a CDS encoding peptidoglycan-binding domain-containing protein → MAVIDIKLSLDELTKAQAGLFQLGLYDGEVDGIYGRLTETAFVQFANALSIDTILDANSQAITNSLLQIPAVVRHLLAILGQGDRLLQKFTNSQRIFVNMGQADSNHLGFLDRGVKGCAAGSMKSLPNRNFAPSPLLSHIPTYPARLSTLPDGVNVVSYGETAMLAGTQIRVRFRPYPALGQIPNIENIGLEFLHDSIQEACICIGSVVNGQMLARWIGKNPLRNVQFWSSTKILPLLYTITRANQVEPNQAIANCAVTDPSGKQQTRSFSDLAQRICNYVDSEGMTSNSLAAMFKQFAAPQELQNWLKSLTGNNKLIFQGRYGEKPYIEQPVLLNVIGNSIIPPTKEPHRGDNLISAYDLTRVMSLVTWHRHIPPTNRLPYAQWHSLSNLINAMGQDTARYIDAAIAALGLQYFIGDPVVISKMGFGYSDQRKRSELTYTACIQFVDRLATSHDQSLPKFRSVNMTLRAVLDLKDPVREALEIDSRMAATVTEILRRIMTEELI, encoded by the coding sequence ATGGCGGTGATAGATATCAAGCTTTCGCTGGATGAACTAACCAAAGCTCAAGCAGGTTTGTTCCAGTTAGGGTTATACGATGGCGAAGTAGATGGCATCTATGGTAGGTTAACCGAAACTGCTTTTGTGCAGTTTGCTAATGCCCTAAGTATTGACACTATTTTAGATGCTAATTCTCAAGCAATTACCAATAGCCTGTTGCAAATTCCTGCAGTCGTTAGACATTTGCTAGCAATTTTAGGGCAGGGTGACCGCCTCTTACAAAAATTTACGAATTCCCAGCGCATTTTTGTCAACATGGGGCAAGCCGATTCTAATCACCTTGGCTTTCTTGATCGCGGGGTTAAAGGTTGTGCAGCAGGATCGATGAAAAGCTTGCCCAATCGAAATTTCGCTCCATCACCTTTATTAAGCCATATTCCCACTTACCCCGCCCGTCTCTCTACTTTACCTGATGGGGTCAACGTTGTTTCCTATGGTGAAACTGCGATGTTAGCAGGTACACAGATCAGAGTGCGCTTTCGTCCCTATCCTGCCCTTGGTCAAATTCCAAATATCGAAAATATTGGCTTAGAGTTTCTCCATGACAGTATTCAAGAAGCCTGTATCTGCATCGGTAGCGTTGTTAATGGGCAAATGCTTGCCCGTTGGATTGGCAAAAATCCTCTTAGAAATGTCCAGTTTTGGAGTTCGACTAAAATATTGCCCCTGCTATATACCATCACTAGGGCCAACCAAGTAGAACCCAATCAAGCGATCGCGAATTGTGCTGTTACCGATCCTAGTGGCAAGCAGCAAACACGTTCTTTTTCAGATCTAGCACAGCGTATTTGCAACTATGTTGATTCGGAAGGGATGACCTCTAACTCTTTAGCAGCAATGTTTAAGCAATTTGCAGCTCCGCAAGAACTACAAAATTGGTTGAAGTCCCTTACAGGCAATAATAAACTCATTTTTCAAGGTCGTTATGGAGAAAAGCCTTATATTGAACAGCCCGTACTACTGAATGTTATCGGCAATAGCATAATTCCACCTACTAAGGAGCCGCATAGAGGGGATAACTTAATTTCGGCATACGATCTAACTAGAGTTATGTCTCTAGTGACATGGCATCGCCATATTCCACCAACCAATCGATTACCCTATGCTCAATGGCATAGCCTTAGTAATTTAATCAATGCAATGGGTCAGGATACCGCTAGATATATTGATGCAGCGATTGCAGCTTTGGGATTGCAATATTTTATTGGCGATCCTGTTGTGATCTCGAAAATGGGATTTGGCTATAGCGATCAAAGGAAACGCTCGGAACTGACCTATACAGCTTGTATTCAATTTGTGGATCGCCTTGCAACATCCCATGACCAGTCTCTACCCAAGTTTCGTTCTGTAAATATGACTCTCAGAGCCGTGCTAGATCTTAAAGATCCCGTTCGAGAAGCGTTAGAGATTGACTCTCGCATGGCTGCTACAGTTACGGAAATTTTGCGTAGGATTATGACGGAAGAGCTAATCTAG
- a CDS encoding DASH family cryptochrome — translation MNNKNILVWFRNDLRIHDCETLYRASQQAQQTGANIFPIYCFDPRHFGKTSFGFSKTGVFRAQFLIESVANLRANLRSLNSDLTIRMGKPEDVLPKFIQQWGIRTVYYYAEITSEETNVEAKLTKLLQTQKIEIKSFWGSTLLHPQDLPFAITKLPELFTNFRKQVELDLIVRKIFPIPNNLDPLPDNLKVGDIPNLAHLGLSEPQPCDLAVFKFCGGESAAIKRLEHYFWQSDRLQVYKQTRNGMLNADDSSKFSPWLALGCLSPRYIYDQVKQYESDRLANDSTYWLFFELLWRDYFRFVATKHGNKLFHRTGLRGMDLPWRQDWERLELWQNGQTGFPLVDANMREILATGFMSNRGRQNVASFLTKNLGIDWRMGAEWFESLLIDYDPSSNWGNWNYTAGIGNDARGFRFFNIHKQAQDYDPHGEYVKHWLPELAALPANKVHQPWKLLPVEQKRFQVRLGVDYPNPVVDLFASAKANEQIYIANCKG, via the coding sequence ATGAATAATAAAAATATTTTAGTTTGGTTCCGCAATGATCTGCGAATCCATGATTGCGAAACCCTATATCGAGCGTCTCAACAGGCTCAGCAAACGGGGGCAAATATATTTCCCATTTATTGCTTTGATCCACGACACTTTGGCAAGACATCCTTTGGCTTTTCTAAAACAGGAGTCTTTCGCGCCCAATTCCTGATAGAGAGTGTAGCAAATCTACGCGCAAATTTGCGATCGCTTAACTCCGATCTAACAATTCGCATGGGCAAACCTGAAGATGTGTTACCCAAATTCATCCAGCAATGGGGAATTAGAACAGTTTATTACTATGCTGAAATCACTTCAGAAGAAACAAATGTAGAGGCTAAGCTGACGAAACTTTTACAAACTCAAAAGATTGAGATCAAAAGCTTTTGGGGAAGTACATTATTGCATCCTCAGGATCTACCCTTTGCGATCACGAAGTTACCTGAACTCTTTACTAATTTTCGCAAACAGGTAGAACTTGATTTGATAGTACGCAAAATCTTCCCTATTCCAAATAATCTCGATCCTCTTCCTGATAATTTGAAGGTTGGTGACATCCCGAACCTAGCCCACTTGGGACTATCTGAACCTCAGCCATGCGATCTCGCCGTTTTTAAATTTTGCGGTGGAGAATCTGCCGCGATCAAACGTTTAGAACATTATTTTTGGCAAAGCGATCGCCTACAGGTCTATAAGCAAACCCGCAATGGCATGTTGAATGCTGATGATTCCTCAAAGTTCTCTCCTTGGTTGGCTTTAGGCTGTCTCAGTCCTCGCTATATTTATGATCAGGTCAAGCAATACGAAAGCGATCGCCTTGCCAATGACTCGACCTATTGGCTATTTTTTGAGCTACTATGGCGTGACTATTTCCGATTTGTGGCGACGAAACATGGCAATAAGCTATTCCATCGCACAGGACTACGCGGCATGGATCTCCCTTGGCGGCAAGATTGGGAGCGATTGGAACTATGGCAAAATGGACAGACTGGCTTCCCCCTCGTCGATGCGAATATGCGCGAAATCTTAGCTACAGGCTTTATGTCCAATCGTGGTCGTCAAAATGTAGCAAGTTTTCTCACAAAAAATCTTGGTATCGATTGGCGAATGGGAGCAGAATGGTTTGAATCACTTCTAATTGATTATGATCCCTCTAGCAATTGGGGAAATTGGAACTATACCGCAGGGATTGGCAATGATGCGAGAGGGTTCCGCTTTTTCAATATCCATAAACAGGCTCAGGACTACGACCCACATGGCGAATACGTCAAACATTGGCTACCAGAACTTGCCGCTTTACCAGCTAATAAGGTACATCAACCTTGGAAACTTTTGCCTGTTGAGCAAAAACGTTTTCAGGTACGTCTAGGCGTTGATTATCCCAATCCTGTAGTGGATCTATTTGCCTCCGCTAAAGCCAATGAACAAATTTACATCGCGAATTGTAAAGGATAG
- a CDS encoding protein tyrosine phosphatase family protein, with product MNQFINQDSDRLAEIINFLQISDKLATAGQPTVKQLLAIADAGYEIVINLALPTSEGAIANESQLVQSLGMEYIAIPVNWESPAMADLDAFLQAMEQRQNQKIFVHCAKNMRVSAFIYLYRRLHLNCDYEQAIADLHKIWHPNETWQNFIDTKLTK from the coding sequence ATGAACCAATTTATAAATCAAGATAGCGATCGCCTAGCAGAAATCATCAACTTTCTGCAAATTTCAGATAAACTAGCGACCGCAGGACAGCCAACGGTTAAGCAATTGCTCGCAATTGCTGATGCTGGTTATGAAATCGTGATTAATCTGGCACTACCGACTTCTGAAGGCGCGATCGCCAATGAATCACAATTAGTGCAGTCCTTGGGAATGGAATATATTGCTATTCCTGTGAATTGGGAAAGTCCTGCGATGGCGGATTTAGACGCTTTCCTGCAAGCAATGGAACAACGCCAAAATCAAAAAATCTTTGTCCATTGTGCTAAGAATATGCGCGTTTCAGCTTTTATCTATCTCTATCGCCGCTTGCACTTAAATTGCGACTATGAGCAGGCAATCGCCGATTTACACAAAATCTGGCATCCCAATGAGACTTGGCAAAATTTCATTGATACAAAACTTACGAAGTGA
- the thrC gene encoding threonine synthase, whose amino-acid sequence MTATIASPYTSERVDTFSNLKCKECGAEYEAKAMHVCELCFGPLEVAYNYEAIAAKVSRATIQAGPLSIWRYRDFLPVKTDNYIDVSTGMTPLIRANRLAKRLGIKNLYIKNDAVNMPTLSFKDRVVSVALSRARELGFTTVACASTGNLANSTAAIAAHAGLECCVFIPSDLEAGKVLGTTIYNPKVFSVHGNYDQVNRLCSEVANTHGWGFVNINLRPYYSEGSKTLGYEVIEQLGWKLPDHIVAPLASGSLFTKIYKGFNEFVKVGLVEDKPVRFSGAQAEGCSPIASAFKEGRDFITPVKPKTIAKSIAIGNPADGIYAIDIANKTNGNIESVNDDEIIQAMKLLAETEGIFTETAGGTTIAVLKKLVEAGKIDPEETTVVYITGNGLKTQEAVQGYVGEPFLIEPKLDSFERALERSHTLERLEWQTVSV is encoded by the coding sequence ATGACAGCAACCATTGCTTCTCCTTACACCAGTGAGCGTGTTGATACCTTCAGTAATCTCAAATGCAAAGAATGTGGTGCAGAGTACGAAGCTAAGGCGATGCACGTTTGTGAATTGTGCTTTGGTCCTCTAGAAGTTGCCTACAACTACGAGGCGATCGCCGCCAAGGTCAGCCGTGCAACTATTCAAGCTGGTCCCCTCTCCATCTGGCGCTATCGTGATTTCTTACCAGTCAAAACTGACAACTATATTGATGTATCTACAGGCATGACTCCCCTGATCAGAGCCAATCGCCTTGCCAAGCGCCTCGGCATCAAAAATCTCTACATTAAGAATGATGCCGTGAATATGCCTACCTTGAGTTTCAAGGATCGCGTTGTTTCGGTTGCCCTCAGTCGCGCCCGTGAATTAGGTTTTACTACCGTAGCTTGCGCTAGTACTGGTAATCTTGCCAACTCTACTGCGGCGATCGCTGCTCATGCAGGCTTGGAGTGTTGTGTCTTCATCCCCTCTGACCTCGAAGCAGGCAAAGTACTTGGCACAACCATTTACAATCCTAAAGTTTTCTCCGTCCATGGTAACTACGACCAAGTAAACCGTCTTTGCTCAGAAGTTGCTAATACTCACGGTTGGGGCTTTGTGAATATCAACCTCCGTCCGTACTACTCTGAAGGCTCTAAGACTCTTGGCTATGAAGTAATTGAGCAACTCGGATGGAAACTTCCCGATCATATCGTTGCACCTTTAGCATCTGGTTCTCTCTTCACCAAGATCTATAAGGGCTTCAATGAGTTTGTGAAGGTGGGTTTAGTGGAAGATAAACCTGTGCGTTTCAGTGGTGCTCAAGCTGAGGGTTGCTCTCCTATTGCTTCAGCATTTAAAGAAGGTCGCGACTTTATTACTCCCGTTAAGCCGAAGACCATTGCTAAGAGTATTGCGATCGGTAATCCTGCGGATGGTATCTATGCGATCGACATTGCGAACAAGACTAATGGCAACATTGAATCTGTCAACGATGATGAAATTATCCAAGCTATGAAGTTACTTGCCGAAACAGAAGGTATTTTCACGGAAACTGCGGGTGGAACCACGATCGCTGTTCTGAAGAAGCTAGTTGAAGCAGGCAAGATTGATCCTGAAGAAACTACCGTGGTTTATATCACTGGTAATGGTTTGAAGACTCAAGAGGCAGTTCAAGGTTATGTTGGCGAACCCTTCCTGATTGAACCTAAACTTGATAGCTTTGAGCGTGCGCTAGAACGTTCTCACACTCTAGAGCGACTCGAATGGCAAACTGTTTCTGTTTAA
- a CDS encoding tRNA1(Val) (adenine(37)-N6)-methyltransferase, whose protein sequence is MGRQNHSFLFKQFAIKQDQCAMKVGTDGILLGAWVNVPENAQILDIGTGTGILALMLAQRSQKSTTTQIDAVEIDDAAYRQAQDNMQNSPWGDRIKIYHARIQGFAVTCHQQYDLIISNPPFFEKAYKALATSRTLARHSDSLLQTDILHIASRLLKQSGHLAVIYPTDLAHKFLHQAQAFDLWCDRQVNIKPRLDSPIKRIALELSKTKFPLQETTLTIEKSKHIYTEDYISLVKDFYLNL, encoded by the coding sequence ATGGGAAGGCAGAATCACTCTTTCTTATTCAAACAATTTGCGATCAAACAAGATCAATGTGCGATGAAAGTGGGGACGGACGGAATTTTATTGGGTGCATGGGTAAATGTTCCTGAGAATGCCCAAATCTTGGATATTGGCACTGGTACAGGAATACTTGCCTTAATGCTGGCACAGCGATCGCAAAAATCTACAACAACCCAAATTGATGCCGTCGAAATTGATGATGCAGCCTATAGGCAGGCTCAGGATAATATGCAAAATTCACCTTGGGGCGATCGCATCAAGATCTATCATGCAAGAATTCAGGGCTTTGCAGTTACCTGCCACCAGCAATACGATCTGATTATTTCTAATCCGCCATTTTTTGAAAAAGCCTATAAAGCATTAGCAACATCACGCACCCTAGCAAGACATAGCGATAGTCTGCTACAGACAGATATTCTCCATATAGCCAGTCGTTTACTCAAACAATCTGGTCATTTAGCCGTAATTTATCCTACAGATTTAGCCCATAAGTTTTTGCATCAGGCTCAGGCTTTTGACTTGTGGTGCGATCGCCAAGTAAACATCAAACCAAGGCTAGATAGCCCGATCAAGCGGATTGCTCTGGAATTGAGCAAAACAAAATTTCCGTTACAAGAAACTACGCTTACAATTGAGAAAAGTAAACATATTTATACAGAAGATTACATCTCTCTAGTTAAGGACTTCTATCTCAATTTGTAG
- the purE gene encoding 5-(carboxyamino)imidazole ribonucleotide mutase, translating into MNNQPQVSIIMGSDSDLPTMQGAIAICQQFNIPHEVAIISAHRTPERMVEFAKSAHIRGVRVIIAGAGGAAHLPGMVAALSPLPVIGVPVTTRQLNGVDSLYSIVQMPKGIPVATVAIGNADNAGLLAVQILASHNPELLKQVIAYRTSLKDMVMEKQEKLESLGSEKYLQQM; encoded by the coding sequence ATGAACAATCAACCTCAAGTCAGCATCATTATGGGTAGCGATTCCGACTTACCCACCATGCAAGGCGCGATCGCTATTTGCCAACAGTTTAATATTCCCCACGAAGTCGCGATTATCTCCGCCCATCGTACTCCCGAACGGATGGTAGAATTTGCCAAAAGTGCCCACATTCGGGGTGTTCGCGTAATCATTGCAGGGGCAGGAGGCGCGGCACATTTACCAGGGATGGTTGCGGCGCTGTCCCCTTTGCCAGTAATTGGCGTACCCGTTACTACTCGTCAATTGAATGGTGTCGATTCTCTCTATTCGATTGTGCAGATGCCCAAAGGAATTCCTGTAGCAACTGTGGCGATCGGTAATGCGGATAATGCAGGACTACTAGCTGTCCAAATCTTAGCAAGTCACAATCCTGAACTGCTGAAACAGGTGATTGCCTATCGCACATCCTTGAAAGACATGGTGATGGAAAAGCAAGAGAAATTAGAGTCTCTGGGTAGCGAAAAATATTTACAACAAATGTAA
- a CDS encoding ABC transporter ATP-binding protein, producing the protein MNVSQSADLSDRQISQNLILEARNVVGGYVEGVDILQGANLAVYEGELVTVIGSNGAGKSTFAKAIFGLVPVRSGEILFGDRNLVGLKPEQIVRLGISYVPQIANVFPSLSISDNLDMGAYTLDGNIKDLKDKIYETFPVLAKRRNQRAGTLSGGERQMLAMGRAMMLEPKLLILDEPSAALSPILVQDIFNLIQKINQTGTSIILVEQNARKALLIADRGYVMHLGKDEFTGKGTDLLNDPEVAELYLGMGNFGKLSPDS; encoded by the coding sequence ATGAATGTCAGTCAATCTGCTGATCTAAGCGATCGCCAAATTTCCCAAAACCTGATCCTTGAAGCCCGTAATGTTGTAGGGGGATATGTGGAAGGCGTAGATATTTTGCAAGGGGCAAATCTAGCAGTCTATGAAGGCGAACTGGTGACGGTGATTGGCTCCAACGGTGCAGGGAAGTCCACCTTTGCCAAGGCTATCTTTGGACTAGTGCCAGTGCGCTCTGGGGAAATATTATTTGGCGATCGCAACTTAGTAGGACTGAAGCCAGAGCAAATCGTGCGTTTAGGGATTAGCTATGTTCCCCAAATCGCCAATGTGTTTCCATCGCTGAGTATTTCCGACAATTTGGATATGGGAGCTTATACCCTTGATGGCAATATCAAGGATCTCAAGGATAAAATTTATGAAACTTTCCCCGTACTGGCGAAGCGGCGCAATCAAAGAGCAGGTACATTGTCAGGAGGGGAGAGGCAAATGTTGGCGATGGGGCGAGCGATGATGCTAGAGCCAAAGCTATTAATTTTGGATGAACCATCAGCAGCTTTATCACCCATTTTGGTACAGGATATTTTTAATTTGATTCAAAAGATTAATCAAACGGGGACATCGATTATTCTGGTGGAACAGAATGCACGAAAAGCTCTACTGATAGCGGATCGGGGTTATGTAATGCACTTAGGCAAGGATGAATTTACAGGCAAGGGAACAGATTTATTAAATGATCCCGAAGTTGCCGAATTGTATTTAGGTATGGGTAATTTCGGAAAACTTTCTCCTGATTCCTAA
- a CDS encoding alpha/beta fold hydrolase — translation MSNLPPEVIPLRSQLTESTSITLADQIQFCLVSTTFTSEVILTSYVCDGLSRYEQAPILLLHGFDSSLFEFRRLIPRLAPTRQTWAMDLFGFGLTERLVDAQVSPETIKDHLYYFWKTAIAKPIILVGASMGGAAAIDFALTYPKVVKKLVLIGSAGMRKGTAAGKFLVPPLDRMATDFLRSPKVRREVSLKAYADPSFVTSDAEICAALHLAMPRWSEALISFTKSGGYGSFAEQLAYLQQETLILWGDRDRILGIKDAEKFQSIIPNNQLIWIDNSGHVPHLEQPAITAQSILNFLEQGA, via the coding sequence ATGTCCAATTTACCGCCTGAAGTGATCCCCCTGCGATCGCAACTTACTGAATCAACTTCGATCACCCTTGCCGACCAAATCCAATTTTGCTTAGTTTCAACCACCTTTACCAGTGAGGTGATTTTGACGAGCTATGTTTGTGATGGTCTGTCGCGATATGAGCAAGCACCGATCTTGCTATTACATGGTTTTGATAGTTCGCTATTCGAGTTTCGTCGACTGATTCCAAGGCTTGCGCCAACTCGTCAAACTTGGGCGATGGATTTATTTGGCTTTGGTTTAACTGAGCGCCTTGTCGATGCTCAAGTTAGCCCTGAAACGATCAAAGACCATCTCTATTATTTCTGGAAAACTGCGATCGCCAAACCGATCATTCTCGTGGGTGCATCAATGGGTGGAGCTGCCGCTATTGACTTTGCACTCACCTATCCCAAAGTCGTCAAGAAACTAGTTCTCATCGGTAGTGCAGGAATGCGAAAAGGAACCGCCGCAGGTAAATTCCTTGTACCACCCTTAGATCGGATGGCAACCGATTTTCTCCGCAGTCCCAAAGTACGGCGCGAAGTAAGCCTCAAAGCTTATGCTGATCCTAGCTTTGTCACTAGTGATGCTGAGATTTGTGCCGCGCTCCATTTAGCAATGCCACGCTGGAGTGAAGCACTCATTTCCTTCACCAAGAGTGGCGGCTATGGTTCCTTTGCGGAACAATTAGCCTATTTACAGCAAGAAACGCTGATCCTCTGGGGCGATCGCGATCGCATTCTCGGCATAAAAGATGCGGAAAAGTTCCAGTCGATCATTCCCAATAATCAGCTAATTTGGATTGACAATAGCGGGCACGTTCCTCATTTAGAACAACCTGCAATTACAGCCCAGTCAATCCTCAACTTCTTAGAACAAGGGGCTTAG